The following proteins come from a genomic window of Eubalaena glacialis isolate mEubGla1 chromosome X, mEubGla1.1.hap2.+ XY, whole genome shotgun sequence:
- the LOC133082418 gene encoding olfactory receptor 10A5-like, whose translation MGNLTILNEFLFLGFGSLHGLQFFLLGIFLGIYVVTLLGNILILTVISLDCSIQTPMYFFLSNVSFFEIWYTTSIAPKMLQTHLSGPQVISFVGCVVQFYFFGSIAVVERFLLAAMSYDRYFAICSPLQYPSLMNVHTCIPLAGGSWLGEFLTPVVTVTMTFQLPFCPTYKFDHFFCDLAPVLELVCSDTEAVEETTFLLASFVTVVPFLLTVASYSQIVAAVLRIPSAAGKQWAFSTCSSHLIVVALYYGTLRTVYAIPTATQAVALNKIFSLFYTVVTPMVNPIVYSLRNKDVKKAVRRLMSQWVYAKRT comes from the coding sequence ATGGGTAATCTGACCATTCTCAATGAATTTCTCTTCCTGGGATTTGGGAGTCTCCATGggttacagttttttcttttggggATATTTCTGGGAATCTATGTAGTGACCTTGCTGGGGAACATTCTTATCCTTACAGTCATTTCCCTTGATTGCAGCATCCAAACCCCCATGTACTTCTTTCTGTCCAATGTCTCCTTCTTTGAGATCTGGTACACTACCTCCATTGCCCCTAAGATGCTGCAGACCCATCTCTCAGGTCCCCAGGTGATTTCTTTTGTAGGTTGTGTGGTCCAGTTTTACTTCTTCGGTTCCATAGCAGTAGTTGAGCGCTTTCTTCTGGCAGCCATGTCTTATGACCGCTACTTTGCTATCTGCAGCCCCCTCCAGTACCCATCCCTCATGAACGTCCACACATGTATCCCGCTTGCAGGTGGGTCTTGGCTGGGTGAGTTCCTAACCCCTGTGGTCACTGTTACCATGACTTTCCAGCTGCCCTTCTGTCCAACCTATAAGTTTGACCATTTCTTCTGTGACCTGGCCCCTGTGCTGGAGCTGGTCTGTTCTGATACTGAGGCAGTGGAGGAAACCACTTTCCTACTGGCCTCCTTTGTCACTGTGGTGCCCTTCCTACTCACTGTAGCCTCCTATAGCCAAATTGTTGCTGCTGTCCTCAGGATTCCATCAGCTGCAGGAAAGCAATGGGCCTTCTCCACCTGCTCTTCCCACCTCATAGTGGTCGCTCTGTACTATGGAACACTGCGAACAGTGTATGCCATTCCCACAGCAACCCAGGCTGTTGCCCTGAACAAGATCTTCTCCCTGTTCTATACTGTGGTCACTCCCATGGTCAACCCCATCGTGTATAGCTTGAGAAACAAGGATGTTAAAAAGGCAGTGAGGAGGCTTATGAGTCAGTGGGTATATGCTAAAAGGACCTAA